The following are encoded together in the Bradymonas sediminis genome:
- a CDS encoding ATP-binding protein has protein sequence MTNLKASEISEATADAPPIGAYRDDLEYLQDELGWLEMRCRRLITQRQIDNQCSDSPGHGWSRQEEEPLNLLEARLKMQTKSEKRRRTYVNRRLKATRAGDFKLAIDTLVELYDLSDFERTILLLASAIAFSRSFEDLYDELQNSRFGLTVEVIFNFCELPFAERITRRRVFSKAQPLVKNDLVSVDLSSRFNAPEDLLSARVQLSNRTFGYLVGDNDFMDEFMEFSSVEEPRSCFDQVVLNAEDKRRIMSVIERHDEYLKYRREWGFDEVIQYGKGALMLFYGKPGTGKTMMAHAVAEKMGKRVLNVDIPTFIENHDAGRFLPSLFREARMQDAVLFFDECEVIFGDRRRGNALMTMLLTEIERFEGVAILATNLRQHLDEALDRRILVKVQFAQPDRLARREIWKKHLPDSAPLADDVDIDLLADRFEMTGGYIKNAVLTAVADAVHQCGEDSAPLITMETLERCARAQLTPPPEEDSTLVNPSVRLADIILPAPLKAQVEELIDAARHRRTVLERWGIGHNMTYGKGVSALFHGTPGTGKTMCAEAIASELNRPLRVASVAGLKSKWVGETERNLSRLFDDARAHNAVLFLDEADSLLMARGEARASRHDDSVVNVLLTAIERHDGVVLLATNRPGQLDEALDRRLTYTLDFPFPAAGERAQIWKTLLTEGVPTDGAIDFDGLAERHRLSGGLIKNAVFKAAFRAARADQPVTTELLDQAALDENPAEVEKSIGFGR, from the coding sequence ATGACGAATCTCAAAGCTAGCGAAATCTCCGAAGCGACCGCCGACGCCCCTCCCATTGGCGCCTACCGCGACGACCTCGAATACCTGCAGGACGAGCTTGGATGGCTCGAGATGCGCTGCCGGCGGCTCATCACCCAGCGCCAGATCGACAACCAGTGCAGCGACTCGCCCGGCCACGGATGGAGCCGACAGGAAGAGGAGCCCCTGAACCTGCTCGAAGCGCGCCTGAAGATGCAGACCAAGTCAGAAAAAAGACGCCGCACCTATGTTAACCGCCGCCTCAAAGCCACGCGCGCCGGCGATTTCAAGCTCGCCATCGACACTCTCGTCGAGCTCTACGACCTCAGCGACTTCGAGCGCACCATCCTGCTGCTCGCCTCGGCCATCGCCTTCTCACGCAGCTTCGAAGATCTCTATGACGAGCTGCAAAACTCGCGCTTCGGCCTGACCGTCGAGGTGATCTTCAACTTCTGCGAGCTCCCCTTCGCCGAGCGCATCACCCGCCGACGCGTCTTCAGCAAGGCGCAGCCCCTGGTCAAAAATGACCTGGTCTCGGTCGACCTGTCCAGCCGCTTCAACGCCCCCGAAGACCTGCTGAGCGCGCGGGTGCAACTGTCCAATCGCACCTTCGGCTATCTGGTCGGCGATAATGATTTCATGGATGAATTCATGGAATTCTCCTCGGTCGAAGAGCCGCGCTCGTGCTTCGACCAGGTGGTCCTCAACGCCGAAGACAAGCGGCGCATCATGTCGGTCATCGAGCGCCACGATGAGTATCTGAAATACCGGCGAGAATGGGGCTTTGACGAGGTGATTCAATACGGAAAGGGCGCGCTGATGCTCTTTTACGGCAAGCCGGGCACCGGCAAGACGATGATGGCGCACGCGGTCGCCGAGAAGATGGGCAAGCGCGTGCTCAACGTCGACATCCCGACCTTCATCGAGAACCACGACGCCGGCCGATTCTTGCCCTCGCTCTTTCGCGAGGCGCGCATGCAGGACGCGGTGCTCTTCTTCGACGAGTGCGAGGTCATCTTCGGAGACCGCCGCCGGGGCAACGCGCTGATGACGATGCTGTTGACCGAGATCGAGCGCTTCGAGGGCGTCGCGATTTTGGCGACCAACCTGCGCCAGCACCTCGACGAGGCCCTGGATCGGCGCATCCTGGTCAAGGTCCAATTCGCCCAACCCGACCGCCTCGCCCGGCGCGAAATCTGGAAAAAGCATCTGCCCGACAGCGCCCCTCTGGCCGATGATGTCGACATCGACCTGCTCGCCGACCGCTTCGAAATGACCGGTGGGTATATCAAAAACGCGGTGCTCACCGCGGTCGCCGACGCGGTACACCAATGCGGCGAGGACAGCGCTCCGCTGATCACCATGGAGACGCTGGAGCGCTGCGCTCGCGCCCAACTCACCCCGCCCCCCGAGGAGGACTCCACGCTGGTCAATCCGAGCGTGCGCCTGGCCGACATCATTCTTCCGGCCCCGCTCAAGGCGCAGGTTGAGGAGCTGATCGACGCCGCGCGTCACCGCCGCACCGTGCTGGAGCGCTGGGGCATCGGGCACAATATGACCTACGGTAAAGGCGTCTCGGCGCTCTTTCACGGCACGCCCGGCACCGGCAAAACCATGTGCGCCGAGGCCATCGCCAGCGAGCTGAACCGACCGCTTCGGGTCGCCTCGGTCGCCGGGCTGAAGTCGAAATGGGTCGGCGAGACCGAGCGCAACCTGAGCCGCCTCTTTGACGACGCTCGCGCCCATAACGCGGTGCTCTTTTTGGACGAGGCCGACAGCCTGCTGATGGCCCGCGGCGAGGCCCGCGCCTCGCGCCACGACGACTCGGTGGTCAACGTCCTGCTGACCGCCATCGAGCGCCACGACGGCGTGGTCCTGCTGGCGACCAACCGCCCCGGCCAGCTCGACGAAGCGCTGGACCGCCGCCTCACCTATACCCTCGACTTCCCCTTCCCGGCCGCCGGCGAGCGCGCCCAGATCTGGAAGACCCTGCTCACCGAAGGCGTCCCCACCGATGGCGCCATCGACTTCGACGGCCTCGCCGAGCGCCACCGCTTAAGCGGCGGCCTCATCAAAAACGCCGTCTTTAAGGCAGCCTTCCGCGCCGCCCGCGCAGACCAACCGGTGACCACCGAGCTGCTCGACCAAGCCGCGCTCGACGAAAACCCCGCCGAGGTGGAGAAGTCGATCGGATTTGGAAGATAG
- a CDS encoding CARDB domain-containing protein, producing MKTLLPGHLMCLRSSVLVGLCIALLAGCGECGEGKGSGSTLPGEDVGSDVTVGGDDVGDLDVSEPDGASDQDTRDVQDDVGETCAPENRCAELCCASDQLCLRDQCVLPGAECAHNLECAEGDICEPSMGRCIPDPGVVCTYQPETEIFDPAVTLAWTDREDVVMPAFNQVMMTPSVIDLNEDEIPDIIFATFDGSNGNAGIEHGILRAIDGQTYAPIFDLTDAARRVSGIASLAAGDIDNDGRVELVALKPGANGMIVFDDYSTDWEVMWEVGGLSVARGGPALADLDADGEVELVIANRVYDAATGELRCVATGLSASAEKSAIADLTGDGRLEVIATSGAFKYEPQDGVCPHLYRYEDGSGFPAVGDFGTFVDGQREFGVLDGVPEIVTVSTAATEQIVLHNGQTGETIWKATFPAADHPKGFTEAQCSRITGGGPPTISDFDGDGAPEVGTAGACYYVVIDTDGTMLWKHESQDFSSRTTGSSVFDFQGDGKAEVVYADECFLRVYDGTTGDVLFKQSHSSGTTREIPIIADVDNDFHADIVFISNDYKGETLCQRTWEDYDAVDGPKHGISVVKDAQNRWVSTRPLWNQHTYHVTNVCDGRRPFDDCPGRIDKAGAIPIGEVSNWTVPGLNNYRQNVQGEGLFNAPDLAITNLATDCQAGDGLTFRITVANLGTRGVPAGANIAVYGSVDGAEQYLTTLTTTEALAPGGAQTLTYVWTDAPDPNGKTVNVRAIADADEDGAGQHFECNEDNNEMQNQASCACEENRDCSPGEFCATTGECLPMDG from the coding sequence ATGAAGACGTTGTTGCCTGGTCATCTGATGTGTTTGCGTTCGAGCGTTCTCGTTGGTTTGTGCATCGCGCTGCTGGCCGGCTGCGGTGAGTGCGGCGAAGGCAAGGGCAGCGGCTCGACGCTGCCGGGCGAAGACGTCGGTTCGGATGTGACCGTGGGCGGCGATGACGTGGGCGATCTGGACGTAAGTGAGCCCGATGGAGCATCGGACCAAGACACGCGTGACGTCCAGGATGATGTCGGCGAAACCTGCGCGCCAGAGAATCGCTGCGCGGAGCTATGTTGCGCGAGTGACCAGCTCTGCCTGCGCGATCAATGCGTGCTCCCCGGGGCGGAGTGCGCGCATAACCTGGAGTGCGCCGAGGGCGATATCTGCGAGCCGTCGATGGGCCGCTGCATCCCCGACCCCGGCGTGGTCTGTACCTATCAGCCCGAGACCGAGATCTTCGATCCCGCCGTCACCCTTGCCTGGACGGACCGCGAAGACGTCGTCATGCCGGCGTTCAATCAGGTGATGATGACGCCGTCGGTGATCGATCTTAACGAGGATGAGATTCCGGATATTATCTTCGCGACCTTTGATGGGAGCAATGGAAACGCTGGCATCGAGCACGGCATCCTGCGCGCCATCGACGGTCAAACCTACGCGCCGATTTTCGACCTGACCGACGCCGCGCGCCGGGTCTCCGGCATCGCCTCGCTGGCCGCGGGCGATATCGACAATGATGGGCGGGTCGAGTTGGTGGCGCTCAAGCCGGGCGCGAACGGGATGATTGTCTTTGATGATTATTCGACGGACTGGGAGGTTATGTGGGAAGTGGGTGGCCTGTCGGTTGCGCGCGGAGGCCCCGCGCTCGCCGACCTCGACGCCGACGGAGAGGTTGAGCTGGTCATCGCGAACCGGGTCTATGACGCCGCGACTGGCGAGCTTCGCTGCGTGGCGACGGGCCTGAGCGCGAGCGCCGAGAAGTCGGCGATCGCCGACCTCACCGGGGACGGACGGCTCGAGGTGATCGCGACCAGCGGCGCCTTTAAATACGAGCCCCAAGACGGCGTTTGCCCGCATCTGTATCGCTACGAAGACGGCAGCGGTTTTCCTGCAGTGGGCGATTTTGGGACCTTTGTTGACGGCCAGCGCGAGTTTGGCGTGCTCGACGGCGTGCCCGAGATCGTGACGGTCAGCACTGCCGCGACCGAGCAAATCGTGCTGCATAACGGCCAAACCGGCGAGACGATTTGGAAGGCGACCTTCCCGGCGGCCGACCACCCGAAAGGATTCACCGAGGCGCAATGCTCGCGCATTACTGGCGGTGGACCGCCGACGATCTCGGACTTTGACGGCGACGGCGCGCCCGAAGTCGGCACCGCCGGCGCCTGCTATTATGTGGTCATCGACACCGACGGCACGATGCTGTGGAAGCACGAGTCCCAGGACTTCTCGAGCCGCACCACCGGCTCGAGCGTCTTCGACTTCCAGGGCGACGGCAAAGCCGAAGTTGTCTACGCTGACGAGTGTTTTTTGCGCGTCTATGACGGCACCACCGGCGACGTGCTCTTCAAGCAATCGCATAGCTCCGGGACCACCCGCGAGATCCCGATCATCGCGGACGTCGACAACGACTTCCACGCCGATATCGTCTTTATCTCGAACGACTATAAAGGCGAGACGCTCTGCCAGCGAACCTGGGAGGATTATGACGCGGTCGATGGCCCCAAGCACGGCATCTCGGTCGTCAAAGACGCGCAGAATCGCTGGGTCTCAACCCGGCCGCTGTGGAACCAGCATACCTACCACGTGACCAATGTGTGCGACGGCCGCCGCCCCTTCGACGACTGCCCCGGACGCATCGACAAAGCCGGGGCAATCCCGATCGGCGAGGTCTCCAATTGGACGGTGCCCGGGCTTAATAATTACCGTCAAAACGTCCAGGGCGAGGGCCTCTTCAACGCCCCCGATCTGGCCATCACCAACCTCGCCACGGATTGCCAGGCGGGCGATGGGCTGACGTTTCGCATCACCGTGGCGAACCTGGGGACGCGCGGCGTGCCCGCGGGCGCGAATATCGCGGTATACGGCAGCGTCGACGGCGCCGAGCAATACCTGACCACCCTCACCACCACCGAAGCGCTCGCCCCGGGCGGCGCCCAAACGCTGACCTACGTGTGGACGGACGCCCCGGATCCCAACGGCAAAACGGTCAACGTGCGCGCGATCGCCGACGCCGATGAAGACGGCGCCGGCCAGCATTTCGAGTGCAATGAGGATAATAACGAGATGCAAAACCAGGCCAGCTGTGCCTGTGAGGAGAACCGCGACTGCTCGCCCGGCGAGTTCTGCGCGACGACGGGTGAGTGTTTGCCGATGGATGGGTGA
- a CDS encoding YchJ family protein, with protein MTKKRLKKRRHPAQCPCGSSASYGACCGRFHRGGVVAASPQELMRSRYAAYARGEVDYIVETTDPGSPAWQEPVKIWRDEIRRFGRDSEFLGVEILDASEDGDRGEVEFLAKLRADGEDASFEERSAFVRREGRWLYQSGVTKSV; from the coding sequence ATGACAAAAAAACGACTTAAAAAAAGACGCCACCCCGCCCAATGCCCCTGCGGATCGAGCGCGTCCTACGGCGCGTGTTGCGGGCGGTTTCACCGGGGCGGCGTCGTGGCGGCGAGCCCGCAGGAGTTGATGCGCTCGCGCTACGCGGCGTATGCGCGCGGTGAGGTCGATTATATTGTGGAGACGACCGATCCGGGGAGTCCTGCGTGGCAGGAGCCGGTGAAGATCTGGCGCGATGAGATCCGGCGATTTGGCCGGGATTCGGAGTTTTTGGGCGTCGAGATTCTGGACGCGTCGGAGGACGGTGACCGGGGCGAAGTCGAGTTTTTGGCGAAGCTTCGGGCCGACGGGGAAGATGCTTCTTTTGAGGAGCGCAGTGCGTTCGTGCGCCGCGAGGGGCGCTGGCTTTATCAGTCGGGTGTGACGAAGTCGGTGTGA
- a CDS encoding NUDIX hydrolase — MQETITMSGSSSTPTSQACPNASTVVILREAPGGFEVFMVQRHAKSRFMADRFVYPGGKLDAADCTARAAERIDGRSAAEIQAAFGESSLQCSAQNAEQAADAYLGSGLFLAGIRETFEEAGILLARRSGERGLIDLTSDAAVAKRFRVHRQQLNRNTLALSALAEQEDLIFPLERIAYFAHWITPFHEPKRYDTRFFIALAPENQRPLHDHEETTDSTWIRPKDAIAANQAGNFLLAPPTLHTLLQLCEFDTARAAFDWAIAHHPPTIIPHMKMHEDAVFLLLPGDPQYPGDQPGYDATSPVRGATRMRAENIGLWRMIEDEDAP, encoded by the coding sequence ATGCAAGAGACAATCACCATGTCCGGAAGTTCCTCAACACCCACCTCACAGGCATGCCCAAACGCCTCCACCGTCGTGATACTACGCGAGGCGCCGGGGGGCTTCGAGGTCTTTATGGTCCAGCGCCACGCGAAGAGTCGCTTTATGGCCGACCGCTTCGTGTACCCGGGCGGAAAACTCGACGCCGCCGACTGCACCGCGCGCGCCGCCGAGCGTATAGACGGGCGAAGCGCCGCCGAAATTCAAGCTGCCTTCGGGGAATCGAGCCTGCAATGCAGCGCCCAAAACGCCGAACAGGCCGCAGATGCCTATTTAGGCAGCGGCCTATTTTTGGCGGGCATTCGCGAAACCTTCGAGGAGGCCGGCATCCTGCTCGCCCGCCGAAGCGGCGAGCGCGGGCTCATCGATCTCACCAGCGACGCGGCGGTCGCCAAGCGCTTTCGCGTCCACCGCCAGCAGCTCAACCGCAACACCCTGGCGCTCAGCGCCCTCGCCGAGCAAGAAGACCTCATCTTCCCCCTCGAGCGCATCGCCTATTTCGCCCACTGGATCACACCGTTTCACGAGCCCAAACGCTACGACACGCGCTTTTTTATCGCCCTCGCCCCCGAGAACCAGCGCCCGCTGCACGACCACGAGGAGACCACCGACTCGACATGGATTCGCCCCAAAGACGCCATCGCCGCCAACCAGGCGGGCAACTTCCTCCTCGCCCCGCCGACGCTACACACCCTGCTGCAGCTCTGCGAATTCGACACGGCCCGCGCCGCCTTCGACTGGGCCATCGCCCATCACCCGCCCACGATTATCCCGCATATGAAGATGCACGAGGACGCCGTCTTCCTGCTGCTACCGGGCGACCCGCAATACCCCGGTGACCAACCCGGCTACGACGCCACCTCGCCGGTGCGCGGCGCGACGCGTATGCGCGCCGAGAATATCGGGCTGTGGCGCATGATTGAGGATGAAGACGCCCCTTAA
- a CDS encoding OmpA family protein, giving the protein MRGQQFFSTGISTMRRLCLASLVLGISLCASTAFAEAGFEYRLEKKVQVSEGMPALVLRATGQIKSGTVTFKSSTAKSFTKKIGAMKSGETKTITMKQSPGTHKFEIKIKATGADGEVLDDAFEVETTSVAPLKLSVDPKKANLGEGKIQVGTNRPLDHIKIEIFDSKNQLLHEGTRQLGGQKGEFEVNWPTHADVTGVRLTAHDVDGFWQSVLLEPFWVEIPHKEIIFEFGKASWTAEEEPKLEATLATIRDAMEKYKDKGLQMQLYIAGYTDTVGSKSDNLRLSTARAKAIATWFRKKGLKIPLYYQGFGESVLAVKTEDETKEERNRRVIYVLGNSRPPTSETLPKSNWKAVR; this is encoded by the coding sequence ATGCGTGGCCAACAATTTTTCTCGACGGGTATTTCGACGATGCGCCGGCTTTGTCTGGCCAGCCTGGTCCTGGGCATTTCCCTATGCGCCTCGACCGCGTTTGCGGAGGCGGGCTTTGAGTATCGGCTCGAGAAAAAGGTGCAGGTGAGCGAGGGGATGCCGGCGTTGGTGCTGCGCGCGACCGGGCAGATCAAGTCGGGAACGGTCACATTTAAGAGCTCCACCGCAAAGTCTTTTACCAAAAAGATCGGCGCGATGAAGTCCGGTGAGACCAAAACGATCACGATGAAGCAGTCGCCGGGCACGCATAAGTTTGAGATTAAGATCAAGGCAACCGGTGCAGATGGCGAGGTGCTCGATGATGCTTTTGAGGTCGAGACCACCTCGGTCGCGCCCCTGAAGTTAAGCGTTGACCCCAAAAAGGCAAACCTCGGCGAGGGCAAGATTCAGGTCGGCACGAACCGTCCGTTGGATCATATCAAGATCGAGATCTTTGACTCCAAGAACCAATTGCTCCACGAGGGCACCCGCCAGCTGGGCGGGCAGAAGGGTGAGTTCGAGGTGAATTGGCCGACGCACGCGGATGTCACCGGCGTGCGCCTGACGGCCCATGACGTCGACGGGTTCTGGCAGAGTGTTTTACTCGAGCCCTTCTGGGTTGAAATCCCGCACAAAGAGATCATCTTCGAGTTCGGCAAGGCATCTTGGACGGCGGAGGAAGAGCCGAAGTTGGAGGCCACCTTGGCCACCATCCGCGACGCGATGGAGAAGTATAAGGATAAGGGGTTGCAGATGCAGCTCTATATCGCCGGTTATACCGATACGGTCGGCTCCAAGAGCGACAACCTTCGGTTGAGCACCGCGCGGGCGAAGGCGATCGCGACCTGGTTCCGCAAAAAAGGTCTGAAGATTCCGCTTTATTATCAGGGGTTTGGCGAGTCGGTCTTGGCCGTGAAGACCGAAGATGAGACCAAAGAAGAGCGCAACCGCCGTGTCATCTACGTGCTCGGAAACTCGCGCCCGCCGACGTCTGAGACGCTGCCGAAGTCGAATTGGAAGGCGGTGCGTTGA
- a CDS encoding L,D-transpeptidase family protein — MNRRLDTRPFAGHFLYCLLIGATLSLGVGCEEDTTIPVEQAEPFVAEWSKSVEKTLREMAVAPAGKQSFKQRLEKARAADEKRTQRDHAPYDLFVDEVYKEREYEFAFVGTDGLTERGEAVWDVLKVVDEQAVDPKPYALQEIEAKLVELAEANERFKELASFETSEAERAEALKWVDSQQADAFELNAESYEKLTQTVLESDSAARMKERLAEYETVSKGMAEIEAQIEQLLARDLVRYAAEMKHFRIRDVFIHRKNFDRYNTANIDERRPLKGKAAWEAQSVWRKAGLITDTIAEKHETEILYERTRQTLRDALTGDAALAMADLLPAQPQYAKLRKEYLRYRSIVENGGWEKVEPANGLRKGQSSATVAKLKKRLQIEGYYPADAAVDTKFDDALEAAITDYQKTHQMQVNGKPHKGFWGSLNISAKRRMEQIALNMERWRASNVRHSDRIYVFINIPDFTAEVWDKQQREMRFGVVVGNNDMALDEESNKRVHVNQTPVMSAYIDRVIYNPYWNVTPRIRADEILPKVRASVEASYQAKIRRMVETKAPKASSGASILGNLGAAPGAANEMMGTLTNTVTQAGQAQPATNQPDSGAAAQPKPTPAPAGKKAEAYWRKSGKQVVFDVAALKQLVGESAGGEEGASPLKSNFFYLDPATGTVDVSVTDKDHIPAWYADNEYEVMYPGNLRWEYVRMLPGVKNALGKVKVIFPNMQDIYLHDTPAKSLFRQDIRSFSHGCIRMEDPLGFAEYLIRQDGLWDTYNVPKILSEETFEAIFFQRQIPVHIDYFTTRVDDNGRANFLADIYKKDRFDDAG, encoded by the coding sequence ATGAATCGACGATTGGACACCAGGCCCTTTGCTGGGCATTTCTTATATTGCCTTTTAATCGGGGCGACCCTTTCGCTGGGCGTGGGGTGTGAAGAAGACACCACGATTCCCGTCGAGCAGGCCGAGCCTTTTGTGGCGGAGTGGTCGAAGTCGGTTGAGAAAACACTGCGCGAGATGGCGGTGGCGCCGGCGGGTAAGCAGAGCTTCAAGCAGCGCCTCGAGAAGGCGCGGGCGGCCGATGAGAAGCGCACGCAGCGCGACCATGCGCCCTATGACCTCTTTGTGGATGAGGTCTATAAAGAGCGCGAATACGAGTTCGCGTTTGTGGGGACGGATGGGCTGACCGAGCGCGGAGAGGCGGTGTGGGATGTGCTGAAGGTGGTCGATGAGCAGGCGGTCGACCCCAAGCCCTACGCTCTTCAGGAGATCGAGGCCAAGCTGGTCGAGCTCGCCGAAGCGAATGAGCGTTTTAAGGAATTAGCGAGCTTCGAGACCAGTGAGGCGGAGCGCGCCGAGGCGCTCAAATGGGTCGATTCGCAGCAGGCGGATGCCTTTGAGTTGAACGCCGAAAGTTACGAGAAGTTGACCCAGACGGTGCTCGAGTCCGACAGCGCCGCGCGTATGAAAGAGCGGCTGGCCGAGTATGAAACGGTCAGCAAGGGGATGGCCGAGATCGAGGCGCAGATCGAGCAGCTTTTGGCGCGCGATCTGGTGCGCTACGCCGCCGAGATGAAGCATTTTCGCATCCGCGACGTCTTCATTCACCGCAAGAATTTCGACCGCTATAATACCGCGAATATCGACGAGCGCCGACCGCTTAAAGGCAAGGCCGCCTGGGAAGCTCAGTCGGTCTGGCGAAAGGCCGGTTTGATCACCGATACGATCGCCGAGAAGCACGAAACCGAGATCCTCTACGAGCGCACCCGCCAAACCCTTCGCGACGCGCTCACCGGCGACGCCGCGCTCGCCATGGCCGATCTTCTGCCGGCCCAGCCGCAATATGCGAAGCTCCGAAAAGAATATCTTCGCTATCGCTCGATCGTCGAAAACGGTGGCTGGGAGAAGGTTGAGCCCGCCAATGGACTGCGAAAAGGCCAGAGCAGCGCGACGGTCGCGAAGCTTAAAAAACGCCTGCAAATCGAGGGTTATTATCCGGCCGACGCCGCCGTCGACACGAAATTCGACGACGCGCTCGAAGCCGCGATTACCGACTATCAGAAGACCCATCAAATGCAGGTGAACGGCAAGCCGCATAAGGGCTTCTGGGGCAGCCTGAATATCTCCGCGAAGCGGCGCATGGAGCAAATCGCGCTCAATATGGAGCGTTGGCGTGCGTCCAACGTGCGTCATAGCGACCGCATCTATGTCTTTATCAATATCCCCGACTTCACCGCCGAGGTCTGGGATAAGCAGCAGCGCGAGATGCGCTTTGGCGTCGTGGTCGGCAATAACGATATGGCGCTGGACGAAGAGAGCAATAAGCGGGTCCACGTCAACCAGACGCCCGTCATGAGCGCCTATATCGACCGGGTCATCTATAACCCCTATTGGAATGTGACGCCGCGTATTCGCGCGGACGAGATTCTGCCCAAGGTGCGCGCTTCGGTGGAGGCATCCTATCAGGCGAAGATCCGGCGCATGGTTGAGACGAAGGCGCCTAAGGCAAGTTCCGGCGCGTCAATTTTGGGGAATCTCGGAGCCGCGCCCGGCGCAGCCAATGAGATGATGGGCACACTTACGAACACCGTGACCCAGGCCGGCCAGGCGCAACCTGCGACAAACCAACCGGACTCGGGCGCCGCCGCGCAACCCAAGCCGACGCCTGCTCCGGCTGGCAAAAAGGCCGAAGCCTATTGGCGAAAAAGTGGCAAGCAGGTTGTCTTCGACGTCGCTGCGCTGAAGCAATTGGTCGGCGAATCGGCGGGTGGCGAGGAAGGTGCGTCGCCGCTTAAGTCGAACTTCTTTTATCTCGACCCGGCCACCGGCACAGTGGACGTCAGCGTCACCGACAAGGACCATATTCCGGCCTGGTACGCGGATAACGAATACGAGGTCATGTACCCCGGAAACCTGCGCTGGGAGTACGTGCGTATGCTCCCGGGTGTGAAGAACGCCCTGGGCAAGGTGAAGGTTATCTTCCCCAATATGCAAGATATTTATCTGCACGATACCCCGGCGAAATCGCTATTCCGCCAGGATATCCGCTCGTTTAGCCACGGGTGTATTCGGATGGAGGACCCGCTCGGATTTGCCGAGTATTTGATCCGCCAGGACGGTCTGTGGGATACGTATAATGTGCCGAAAATTCTGAGCGAAGAGACCTTCGAGGCGATCTTCTTCCAGCGCCAGATCCCGGTGCATATCGACTATTTCACCACCCGCGTGGACGATAACGGGCGCGCGAATTTCCTCGCCGACATCTACAAAAAAGACCGGTTTGACGACGCTGGCTGA
- a CDS encoding TlyA family RNA methyltransferase: protein MAKKRLDILLVEREIVQSRSRAKALIMAGKVFVDGQRVDKAGTSVAEDTSIELHGDLNPYVSRGGLKLAGALKAFGYEMDGKVVIDVGASTGGFTDCVLQAGATKVYAVDVGYGQIAWKLRQDERVDVIERTNIRHMEPDRLPEKCDLAVIDCSFISLELVLPNTMTFLKEKADVVALIKPQFEVGKGNLGKGGVVRDEDTRQGAISGIIEFAKTLGMERVTSVDSEVHGPKGNIEHLIWLTRVAPPQSDA, encoded by the coding sequence ATGGCCAAAAAACGCCTGGATATTTTGCTGGTTGAGCGCGAGATCGTGCAGTCACGTTCGCGCGCGAAGGCGTTGATCATGGCGGGCAAGGTGTTCGTCGACGGGCAGCGCGTAGACAAAGCTGGGACCTCGGTGGCGGAGGACACGTCGATCGAGCTGCACGGCGACCTGAACCCCTATGTTTCGCGCGGCGGGCTCAAGCTCGCCGGGGCGCTCAAGGCCTTCGGCTATGAGATGGACGGCAAGGTCGTGATCGACGTGGGCGCGTCGACGGGCGGCTTCACCGACTGCGTGCTTCAGGCCGGCGCGACCAAGGTCTACGCGGTCGACGTCGGGTACGGGCAGATCGCCTGGAAGTTGCGCCAGGATGAGCGCGTCGACGTCATCGAGCGCACCAATATTCGGCATATGGAGCCCGACCGTCTCCCCGAAAAATGCGACCTCGCGGTCATCGATTGCTCGTTTATTTCGCTGGAGCTGGTGCTCCCCAACACCATGACCTTCCTGAAGGAGAAGGCCGATGTTGTCGCGCTGATCAAGCCGCAATTTGAGGTCGGGAAGGGGAATCTTGGGAAGGGAGGCGTGGTGCGCGACGAAGACACGCGCCAGGGCGCAATCTCGGGGATCATCGAGTTTGCGAAGACGCTCGGCATGGAGCGTGTCACCTCGGTGGATTCCGAGGTGCACGGCCCCAAAGGAAATATCGAGCACCTTATCTGGCTGACGCGCGTCGCCCCGCCCCAAAGCGACGCTTAA